From the genome of Maniola hyperantus chromosome 9, iAphHyp1.2, whole genome shotgun sequence:
AAGACGTACTACGCGTGTGCACTCAtttcgattcgtattttgacgATTCCGTTAAATCACGAATCTAATACGAAATACGAACCGAATATGAATGAGTGCCCTTAGTGGaggtaattttaaaactataatatgtagtaggtaggtgAAAACGAAATTATTGAAATCTATACGGTTATTATTATACGAGTTATTATTATTGCAAGATAAAAGATAGTTTCTAAGTTTGTTTATAGGAAGTAATCTCGGGAACAactaaactgattttaaaagttctttcaccagtagaaaagAAAAATTCACACTATTCCTgaataacataggctacattttattttcaaaaagttaaagatcttatttaattaagtatttaaataagaacttatttaaagcgatatttaattaatcgCAATCAACAAACTCTAATGAACTTATACTAACATCGCTGCAAACGCTTAAAGAATCTTCGTCACTGGATTCTCCGGCTTCTACGGTAAAACCTTCCATTTCATTCTCCATTAACATATCTTTTTCCCAGTAATCGTTCTCCAGTATCTGGACATGTTTTTCGAAATGTTGCCAGTATTCTGCCGTGACTGTCGAAATAGCATTCGTTGTGATCTGTATAAGTTCAGTGAAACACAAATCGCCCTTCATTTCGTGTTCTCTCACGAAACGTTTGATATCATCCCAGGCTAATTCAACGGGATTTAAATCGTACATATACGAAGGCAGTCTAATAACATCATGACCGTGTCCTCTAATTATATTGTCAATGTTATAATTGATTTCAACGGGTTTGTGCAATTGTTCTATGAGACTAAATAATTCTGCTTTCCTCATATTTCTATCGTAATAAACGTTTTTGTCTGCCAACCATTTCATCATAGAATTCTTTGACGAACTTTTAGTGGGGGGTTTATTTAGCTGGGCACTGTGGTACGGAGCGTTATCCATTACCACGACACTGCGTTCTGGAAGAGAAGGTAAAAGCTTTTCCATTacccatttttgaaaattctcacCATTCATTAGTCCCTGATAGTCGCCGGTAGTAGCACCTGCATTGAAAATCAAAGCCGCCCCAGGTAAAAACCCGTATTTGCCTCCCGCGTTCACCACTATGAGTGCATCTCTAGAACTACTATCCTTGGCTATTCCTTTTGTTCCATTCATTTGCCAACACTTTTTGAACGTTAAACTATTATCCACCCACCTTTCATCTATATAGAAAATATTCCTGTTGTTTTGTCGAAATTCTCTCATTTTTTTCAAGTATTGATAACGCTTGAAAACTATATCTGGTTTTTCAATTAAAACAGATCGCTTACTTTGACGCCGACGCCACCTGTAGCCTAGTTTCTTTAACACCCGTTGTAATGTGCGGGCACCCCATGGAAAAGGTATTCTTGTACGTAACGCCACAAGAAGCTTATTACATGTCGGAACGATCTTCTTTTGCAAATAAAATTCAGTTATAGTGTTATGAATCACAGCGCGATCGAAATCATCAACACACAATTTTAGACCTGTCTTCTTCCGTTTCTTGGgtggttttaatttttcttCTGGTGGTGCTGATGTTGATTCGGATTTTATTCTGGACATAGTTTGCTTCGATATGCCAGTGTAATACACAGCCCGATCTAGTGCTTGCTCGACaggatatttataaaaattatttttccgTTCAGTTTCACAATTGTCAAGTACTTTTCTGGCTAGTTCACGTGCTTGAGAATGGATTAttggtttatttgttttgttacGTGACGTAGAGGCGACAACCGGAATCATTATCAATACACACACAGCACTACATACGAGCAACAATGAAATTGACAAACGCGCACGACGCGGACCTGTGCAGCACTGACGCTTAGTTCGCGACAGATGGacgtggcaatcggggtggggcgGCCCCGCACGCCCGCGCGCCAGCCCGGCGCTGGATAGGGCGGGCGCTGaacgggtgtgtggggcgtatCCTCCCTCCACGACTCACCTCGTACCCCGGTTGCCATATCGATCAGTCGCGAACGACGAACTGTACCTAGCTTCATTCGTTCGTTATTCGTGAAAAAACTACCTATACGCTCGATTTTCACGTAGGATCTTACAAAACTGGAGCCCAGTAAATTAAGCCGATTACAATGGGGAAGAAAACTGTCAATTACTGCCGCCCAGGGCTTTGAACTGTCATTCttcataaaaattgtatttattttgtaattttcgtCATTCTCTTTGTTTTCTTCGTCTCCGCACTTAAAACTCCCAATTTGTTCCGGCATTTGCGGAAATCGAACCACGGACTTTTGTCTAAAAGACTACGCACCACtgcactgcgccagagaggtcgtcggAAACCAGATGATTAAAATGCAACGTTGCCGCTCCGCACTCAAATACCTATTCCCgaggactaggtaggtaccgacTTGGTTTGCGGGAATCAAACCTTGACTCTTTACTCACAAGGCGTCCCAATTCCACCACACATACACCATATCTCACACCAGCCACCAATTtggaaaatataaattattagtcTGCCCCAATTAAATAGTTGCTCTTGAAGACGGGTCGCGCCGCATCGCATCGCGCGTTCACCacctgcattagtgtgagtgatACATCCGTACATAGTACCTACATGAGTGCGTGGATCAATACCTGCGCGAATTCGCACTCGCATCGTAAGTCtgacgcgactatttaactgccgggaactataccTATTACCATTACCCAAGAATCGAACTCTTGTTTACTGCACTAGGGGAAATCGTCGAATGTATGCAGGATAAATGCGAGGTTGCCGCTCTGCACTCGAAATAGGTATTTTACTCCCGACTTATTGGCGGGAATCGAGATctctaaagtacctacctacgcgacaggttgaaatggccaTCGGGGAGGGCACACCCCGCACTCCCCCCGCGCTAACAAGGTACGGTCAGGCGCGGATGACTCCCAGCCTGATATCTTACTCCGATTtctatctcaatctgtcgcggactatactcaTGTGCCCGGGGCTTCCCACCAATtaggtttcatcatcatcatcaaccgatagacgttcacagctgggcataggtttatgtaggtagtaggtacgtctaggtacctacctacataaaccTACGCCGCGCACCGCGGGCCCTGCAACGCTGCGAGGTCGCTTTTAGCACCTAGaagttgggaccccaacgtctatcgatttttccAACATCACGTTCCCTACCCATCGCCACTttaacttcgcaacccgttgaactatgcTATGCTGGCTACCCTGGCTGAAAATACGGATCTCCTCAatattctgatttgatcacgtagagaaactctttCCATCACCCGCCGAGTGAATTTGAGTTTCCTTATGAGGCCCATGGTCTGAACTAGGTCTCAGACCAGCtaatttaaaatagaaataatttttcaaGAATCGAATCTTTCGAACTCAGAGTTGTAAGGCAGTAAGTAACACACCACTGCACTAGAGGAGCCGGGAGATAGTTTCTCACAGACTCAGCTGATCGAAGTAGGTAGGCGGGATACAGCGACGTTGCCAGTTCGCGGCCGCGCGCCACGCGGCGGCGTTGCCGCTCCGCACTCAAATACTCTCGACTTGTTTGCGAACGGGATGTGAATTTGTTAACTTTTCTGAAAGGacctttaggtacctatatctcaTGCCTACATTACATTCTATAGATAGCTGTGGAGATCTGATATAACTTTATAGCGTCGTATATTTCTGGCGTTACAGaaggttttgaaaaaaaaaattattaatctaatctaaatctaaatatataaaaggaaaaggtgactgtctgactgactaactgatctatcaacgcacagttaaaactactggacggatcgggctgatatttggcatgcagatagctattccgatgtagacattcgctaagaaacgatttttgaaaatcccatccctaaaggagtaaaacaggtgtttgaaatttgtgtagcccgcgcggatgaagtcgcgagcatgagctagtccatgctaatattataaatgcgaaagtgtgtctgtctgtctgtctgtctgctagcttttcacggcttaaccgtttaaccgattttgacgaaatttggtacagaggtagcttgcaacccggggaaggacataggctactttttatcccggaaaatttaagagttcccacaggatttttaaaaacctaaatccacgcgtacgaagtcgcgggcatcagctagtaacatataaaaggaaagttgACTGACAGACTAATCTATCAAAGCAAAACTggtggacggattgggctgaaaagcatgcagatagctattatgacgtagacatcagttaagaaaggatttttgaaaactcaaccccgtgcacacatccgtattcggttcgtattcgtgttttttaTGTACAAGAAGAAAAACAGCGATCCGTTTTTTGCTTACATaaaacacgaatacgaaccgaaCACATCCGTAAACGCCCTTAAAACGGGGGTTTGAATTTGAaacagtccacgcggaccaagttgcaagtaagttataatgattgcctattgtaaatatgttttctctgtaagtgtaaaactatgtacacgttgttcggtatatcataagtcataacatattgcatgctaataggcagaatttggctgtacctttttgttttgtaatatctgcactgtttacccatattcgcaataaagaaatttgaatttgaatttgaatttgagtgaattttgtaattctttgagagaaataaataattctttaaccTGAGTTGCTTGAAGCTTGTAAAATATACGTAGAAATAGGTTTTTATATCTACTATGATGTAGTAGtggatataaatataatataaactgCGTATTAAGTGCGAGTAGCTAAGTCTGACGTATTTCATAactttttgtgttgtttcggattgactatgctgcgtaggccctactggccgctacagcgtcaccgggggggttggcgggcgcgaagctccgcctgggggtgagccctagggctcgaaggaataattcgagaggtcgggactcgcctggaatgcaaccctccgcccgcttgccctgtaacttcccctcaagctcccgtgttgtactgtagacaacgccatttttttaatatctttctCTCGTACTTCACGCACTTctacgtcacgcaacgacgacgcgctccgatttttgtctacagtacaaccacgcgtctgtggcgtcaccgcccccaggtctcaacttattgcaCACGAGTATCATGGAAATCGATGCAGAATTTTTCTTCATGCCGGCTTTGCATTACTGGTGTTGGCGGCTTTGTCCACGGGTGAATTTATTTATCTTCTAGCATGCGACTTAACGCTTTCTCgtgttcttagggttccgtacctcaaaaggaaaaacggtacgcttataggatcatcttgttgtctgtctgtccagaactctgtagggtacttcccgttgacctagaatcatgaaatttggcaggtaggtaggtctaggtttcttgactgacatgacagacagacagacaacgaagtgatcctagaaAAGTTCATTTTTTCCTTTCGATACtttgaaaaccctaaaaaccctaaaaaggg
Proteins encoded in this window:
- the LOC117985299 gene encoding uncharacterized protein, yielding MIPVVASTSRNKTNKPIIHSQARELARKVLDNCETERKNNFYKYPVEQALDRAVYYTGISKQTMSRIKSESTSAPPEEKLKPPKKRKKTGLKLCVDDFDRAVIHNTITEFYLQKKIVPTCNKLLVALRTRIPFPWGARTLQRVLKKLGYRWRRRQSKRSVLIEKPDIVFKRYQYLKKMREFRQNNRNIFYIDERWVDNSLTFKKCWQMNGTKGIAKDSSSRDALIVVNAGGKYGFLPGAALIFNAGATTGDYQGLMNGENFQKWVMEKLLPSLPERSVVVMDNAPYHSAQLNKPPTKSSSKNSMMKWLADKNVYYDRNMRKAELFSLIEQLHKPVEINYNIDNIIRGHGHDVIRLPSYMYDLNPVELAWDDIKRFVREHEMKGDLCFTELIQITTNAISTVTAEYWQHFEKHVQILENDYWEKDMLMENEMEGFTVEAGESSDEDSLSVCSDVSISSLEFVDCD